A genomic window from Maridesulfovibrio sp. includes:
- a CDS encoding iron-containing alcohol dehydrogenase, translating to MAVREQVNGFFIPSVTLIGIGAHKEIPARIKALGGKKPLLVTDKGITGVGITQQIVDILKAAGMDCVVYDDTIPNPTDKNVAEGVKAYQDNGCDSLITLGGGSSHDCGKGVGLVVSNGGKIHDFEGVDKSTKAMPPYVAVNTTAGTASEMTRFCIITDTSRKVKMAIVDWRVTPGIALDDPLLMMGMPPALTAATGMDALTHSVEAWVSTIATPITDACAEKSIRLINKFLRRAVANGQDIEAREGMCYAQYLGGMAFNNASLGHVHAMAHQLGGFYDLPHGECNAILLPHVEQHNLIAHVERFAIMAEWLGVNTEGMSKRDAADAALDAIRQLSADVGIPAGLKELGKKYGKNVDEKDIPTMTANAQKDACGLTNPRIMTDAAVEAIYKAAM from the coding sequence ATGGCTGTACGTGAACAAGTAAACGGTTTTTTCATTCCTAGTGTTACTCTTATTGGTATTGGTGCTCACAAAGAAATTCCTGCCCGTATCAAAGCTCTTGGTGGCAAAAAACCCCTGCTCGTAACTGACAAGGGAATTACCGGTGTTGGAATTACCCAGCAGATCGTTGACATTCTTAAGGCTGCGGGCATGGACTGCGTAGTTTATGATGATACCATTCCTAACCCTACCGACAAAAACGTAGCAGAAGGTGTTAAAGCTTATCAGGATAACGGTTGTGACTCTCTGATCACTCTCGGCGGTGGTAGCTCTCACGACTGCGGTAAAGGCGTTGGCCTTGTTGTCTCCAACGGTGGTAAAATTCATGATTTCGAAGGTGTGGATAAATCCACTAAAGCCATGCCTCCTTATGTTGCAGTCAACACCACAGCAGGAACCGCTTCTGAAATGACTCGTTTCTGCATCATCACTGATACTTCCCGTAAAGTTAAAATGGCTATCGTTGACTGGCGCGTTACTCCCGGTATCGCACTTGACGATCCCCTGCTGATGATGGGCATGCCTCCGGCACTGACCGCTGCAACCGGTATGGATGCACTGACTCACTCTGTTGAAGCATGGGTTTCCACCATCGCAACCCCCATAACTGACGCTTGTGCTGAAAAATCAATCCGCTTGATTAACAAGTTCCTGCGCCGTGCAGTTGCCAACGGTCAGGACATCGAAGCCCGTGAAGGCATGTGCTACGCTCAGTATCTCGGTGGTATGGCATTCAACAACGCCTCCCTCGGTCATGTACACGCTATGGCCCACCAGCTTGGTGGTTTCTATGATCTTCCTCACGGCGAATGCAATGCTATTCTGCTGCCTCACGTTGAACAGCATAACCTGATTGCTCACGTGGAACGTTTTGCTATTATGGCAGAATGGCTCGGCGTAAATACTGAAGGCATGTCTAAGCGTGATGCTGCTGATGCTGCCCTTGATGCAATCCGCCAGCTGTCTGCTGATGTAGGTATCCCGGCAGGTCTGAAGGAACTTGGTAAGAAATACGGTAAGAACGTAGATGAAAAAGATATCCCGACAATGACCGCCAACGCTCAGAAAGATGCCTGTGGTCTTACCAACCCCAGAATCATGACTGACGCAGCTGTCGAAGCCATCTATAAGGCTGCCATGTAA